CCGGCAAGAACCCCTTGAACGCATTGATGGTCAATGCCTACTTGTACGCGATAGCTTTGTACACGCAGTCCCAAGTGTCACCCTCATGCATGATTGTTGATTTAGGAATCAACCTGCCTAGATTGTTGGATGAGACATTAAAGTACATTAGCGAGACAAATTCATACGTCGGGCGACTCAATAACCTAAAAGCTATTCTATCGTGGCCGTAGGATGTAGTAGCAGGTTTGAGAAATTAGCAGTTTTACATGTAGTAGCGTTATAACCGTTATGAGAGCCACACTGTGAAGAAACAAATGGTAAAAAATACACATATGATCTAAATACTACCCTTCTCCTATAACTGTTCCTGCAAAGAATCACCCAAAGGGATATATGTCTTTCTGGACGAAGCAGTTAATGCCTGACTGATTCTTCAGCTTGTGTGCCTGCTCACTGGGTAGCAGGTACTCAATTTCATAAACAGAGCTAGTTAGCTGCCGACCCAGTATGCCAGAAAAAACGGCGATATGCATCGATGACGAGATGGGATGCTGCTATATTGTCTGTCAGAACTTGCTAGCGTTTGCCTCTGGCTGACTTAAAAGGATCTTCTCAGTTTATGCCGCAGTAACGTGCGGGCATTTCGATTTGTATCGTTCCTCCTCGGTGATTGGTGAATGGTCTTGCTGACTCGGTGAAGTCTGAATTCTGAACAGAGTTGAAATAAGACAAGATGATGATAATTTCGTGATTGCGTTCTCTGGACATGTGAAAAGCATGATGAATTTGGACAATACACCTACGGCAGCAATTGGTGTGATCCCACAAATTGAGATTTCTCTCGGGGCCATCTCTAGACGTTTCTGGGTCCCTGTCGAGAATGTTCTTGAGCGTAAAGCGGCCGATCGGAATTGACAATTGACGCGGGGTATCCATGCGGCGTGCCGGGTCTCTAGATCGGCGTGATGGGGAAGCCCTCCAATATTAGACCGGGTCCAACACACCATATCCGGCAATTCCGCGACCCGTTGCCCCAATCATCCTGTGAAAGTCTAACCAATCACTATGCCTGTCATCCACGTAAACATCTTGCAGGGGCCGTGCGTCAGTCAACCGGGTTCCTTGCACACACTAGCGCCATGAGGATGGCGTTATCCTGACGGAAGCTTACCCGGTAGGTAAATGACGAGCTACAGACTGTTCCCCTGGTCGCTTGGCGCCAGAGAGAAATAATTGAACAATTAGATACGCATAAGATGGCCCTACCATGGTTCCAAGGGACGGCACCTCATATACATCATTGCGTTTTCCTTTTTGTCGATGTCCATCTGCACGCCTTGATTGGCACGGGTACGGCACGACAGACTTATTTAATGAAGTGCCCGACATCCTCGCATGTTCAGCTGTATTTGTCAATTATTGCCCTTTCTACAAGCCCTGGCATCTCCTCTATATGGTCTTCTACCACTTTATCTTCAACGTTGTATAGACGTCCGGCCAATCTGCAAATACGATATTACCTCTTCAGATTACTCAATACTCAATTGCAATGCCTTGTCGTCTAGATAATCACATTCTCGCCGTGGATACGAATGCCATTCACAAAGTCAGCACTGGTAATCCCGCTACCCTGTATAGCATGTTGACTGGTAAGTCGATCTTGTATGCGTTAACTTTCCATGTGCTGATAAGCCAGTCTTCTTTCGATGTGGAGACTCTATTGAACATGGACAAAGACTAAAGAATCTCAGTTGGCGAAGTTGGCCAACCCTGAAAAAAGAGACCTTTGTTGTTGACAACGAGGAAAAGACCCAGAATATGCCTTTCGGGTTGGATATATGTGATCTACCACAGCTATTTGACACTGTCGAGTCcctcgaagacgaagaggcAGTCGATGCTGCTTCGGGACTGGCACCGCTTGGGATTGCCTCCCCTCGTGGACGAGGTCAAGGTTCTTGCGTCAGCACCCGGAGCCGCTGCGACGACTTCGAGAAGATGATTGTTTCCATTGTTAAGGATAAGGGGCCTCTGTCGGGCCCTCCTCATGTTGCTCCTGTCACCAAGGATTctcttccagctcctcctGCTTTCGAGCGATCTAGTTCTCCTACAACCGAGTCACAATCGCCTGCAAATTCCATCACAGCTTCAGAGGGTTCCCCACAACCTTCGCCTCAAAGCATGCCCCGGACCACTGTTGCGCGTGGCTTCACTGTCAGTCTTCAAATACCTGACGGTGATCGATCATCAACGAAACCCGCGCCCAAGTCATCACCTGCTGCCCAGGTGGTGCAACTGAAGAAGCCCGCCCGCTTTGCGCTTGGAGGCTCTTGTTCGTCTAGTGAGCACGACCAgagcctcagcaacaacaacagcaaacCCATCAAGAAGCCTGCATTCCAGATTGGTGGTTcatctgaagaagatggatccCTCAAGAGCGCCATAGCTTCGTCACAATCTTGCTCGCTCCTCTCTGCGCCAAAGAATCAGGCCTCCTTTGGTGACAATGTGATGACACGAACAGTTGATCATCAGACTGTTGTAGACCCGGATACCGACGACTACATCGACGAGGACGCcattgatgaggatgacgactCTTCAGACTGGGAAGACTCAACGGAGGATAATAGCAAACCTAGCATGGATGGCAAGCTCTTCCAGCGACTTGACGTCAATCGCAACTTGACCTCGCGACGATCGCTTATTACTCTCATGCTTGCTCAGAATGATGACGCGCACAATCGTGGTAACGACGCTTCCAAATCGGCACCAGCCATTTCCCGATGTCTTATGGCTGATGGTTCATCACTGGGTGCTTCACCAAGTGATTCTCACGACGTAAccctgatgatgaaggaaatGCGTGATCCTGGTCTCAAGCCTATTCCTGAGGTGCCTAGGTCTAGCGCTCAGCCCATCATTACTAGCCCCAATCAAATTCAGCCTCAAGCTGCGCTGTCACCTCGCACCACTCGTCGCAACATGAGGGCGACTGAGGTAACCGAGTCTCTTCGACGCCATCTCCTCAGGGAACGACAGGATAAGTCTTCGACAGCCAATGCCGTCCTAAAGCGAGGATGTACATCACAAGATGTGGCCAACATGAAGCAGTACGCTGAGAGGCCTTgcatgaagaagagcgagGATGTAAACGCGAGCAGCTGGAACCATTATATTTCTGAGGAGGTTATCGATGGGTACCATTGCATGAGGTGGTGAATCGACTGGACAGATATGTCACACAAGTGCTTCCTGGTAACGGAGGGCATTGGTTGAGCGTTTTATCGGTGATGTGGAGTTCCCTCGCGACTTATGTCAGTCGTCACGATTTGTTTGGTTTGAATTGACCTTCTCTCTAATAGATCGTCTAGATAGCCACAATACTCTCGTCATTCAAAAGACCTCTATCATTAACATATTTAGGCCCGGAAGCTATGAAAACAGAGTTCAGCACAACGTGGACGGATGGAGTTAAGTCAGAAGCGAATTCACATTCGGCAGCATCTCCAGAGGAAGTTAAACATGAACCCAAGTACTATTGCTTGCTAGATAACGCGATTAGAGCTCAGCGTAGCACATGTGCGAACTGTGTAAATGATAGTCGAAGAACCAAAGGATCAAAACGAGCACAAATGTAGTTTGGGCGACTCTCTGGCCTGTGTGAGGAGAAATCCGTCATTTAGAAACCTCCGAATCTTGATCGAAAAGACAGTTTCCCAGAGCATAATTTGGCTCTGACTGCCATCTCTTCACGGATGCAAGTCCCGCCTACAATGTATTTTCCTTTTTGTACAAGGACTGTGGGCCCTTTGTTACGAAAATGAATTACCGCCAGCAGAAACTGCACAGTCACCTGAAGTGTATCTAAAAAGCCCTTATGAACTCTTGTGACTCGGGGGCTTCAGTCTAAGCCAGGCGCATGTGAGAGCCAAGCTTCCTGCAGACTCCTTGCGGCTGTCGTTACGAAAGAAGATCCCTTGTCTCCATCGCCCTAGTTAGCAGTCTAAAGTTTAACCTTGGGACCAGCAATTTTCATCTTTAGCTTGCAGCTGTCAGGTGGACAGATTCTTCCCTAAAACCAGTTTCACTCCTGCTCTTCTCCAATGACGAATAAAGAACAATAGAATTGTGGACAAAGACCAACAAACCTCGTAATTAGCGCCTGTTCGGCGAGTGTATACGTAGAATAAGATGAGCAGGGTGGAGATGGTTTGTAAATTAACTCGGAGGAATAACCCCCTGTTGCAGGTTCGAATTCAAAGACTCCTTTGTGTAGCAAGCTTCTCGCCACAACGGATGCGGTACTGATGCCAATATTTGCTTCTTCGTCTAAAATAAGGGCTCTGGATATCCACTAAACGAAAAGCACTTTATCTGTCTATCTATCATCTGTCAGTCAGGGCATTTGTCAGTTAGCCTCGGCGCCAACCGAGATGCCTTCAAGCAGCACAATGCTCAACCAATTGAGGAACGTGAGAAGCCCCTCTTCGTCATCGATGTCACTACCGTCAAAGATGCCGTGGACCTTATCCAGGAAGAGTGCGACAAAGCCTTTGCTAAGGACGACGCGTGCCCTGTTGGAACCGATATTCTCTATCTCCCTGATGTGTCACAATCGATGTTGGCGGGAGGGGTTCCGGCGCCCTGGGACCAGCAGCTACAATTTGTCAAGGGAGTAACCTCTCAGGCTATTAAGTACGACGATGGCGGAATCGACATCTGGCCCATCTATGCTCCAAGTAGCCTCGAAAAGCTTTCAGACAAGGAGATTGAGTGTAAGCTTCACGTGACCGATCCCAACAAAGCATTTGAGTCTTGCTCTGGTATTCAATGCCATTACGATAGAACAGTGAGCTCAATAGAAACAATCAACGATTATCAACAGTTACACTTCAGTCATCAGTGATCTTTTTGCCTGGCGAAGATAACCTGGTCCCCGGGATTAGGTTCGGAATTCCTAACAATCAATTTCGTTTTCGACGTCTCAACGGCCTCGCCCTACGTTTGGTAAGTATCAAGTCTCGGGGTTGATAGGGCCGTAGTACGAGTGCACTCTGCCGGTGACTGATAATCCGAATCAAGGTTGTCCACTACCTTCTGCCTCAGCTGGATGGAGCGCCAATTGCGAAAAGCCTCTACGTGATTGGAGACCGATGGGATGGCATATCACACTTGTTATCAACACCCTGTAgaaccatcaacatcagctgTTTATCTTTACATCTTATTGTCATAAATGAGAAGATCTCGATATTACAAATCAATGGGAGTGAGTATATTCCTGGTTCTTGACCTTATACGGTTTCTAGTGATGTACAGTCCGGCATGCGTCTCGCAATCTAAGCTTGGATCTTCATGTAAGGAGTATCTAGAGTCCACCCTTCCAGAGATGGAAATAATTACTCTGGTATCTTGAAACCAGAAGCTCGTAGGCGCTGAAAAACACCGTGAGGGTCGTACTTCTTCGATGCTCTTCTCATTGTCTGAATGTTCCTAGCGCCGTAATGCGAAAGAGGATTCTGGTCACCCAACGCATAGTTGAGATATTCCCAGTTTTTATTGATACCAATTGCGGTAGCATAAGCATTGACAGCAGCCCTGTACTCCAGAGTCAGGGGATAGATCTTCTCCTGGTTCTCAGCCGTATCGACGGTAACGGCGATAAGCCACATGAGCGTAGGGCCATCAGCAGTAACAtcttccaggccaagaaCATTGCCGCCGTTCTCTCGAGCATGGCTCACCATCAAAGCGGTGACAGGCTGAAACTGGACAAGGATACTGAAGTCGGAACCAGGGGCGGCAGCCTTCATCTTGCCAACATACTCTTCGTGTTTCTCGTCCATGAATTTCATGATGCGGATATCGTTTGCAGTCATTCCAGTCATCCAGTTGGCGCTGCAATTGATCAGTTGTGCCTAGAACAAGCCGGCGAGCAAAACTTACTAGAGGCCGAGAGGAGTAGGTCCCGTAAATTGGGGCACAAGATCGGCAATCTTCCCTCTGGTCAATGTGTTGGAAGTGTTGGGGATGCTGAGGAGAGGTGAGAAGGCAGTGGGAGACTCTACGGCGTCGGAATTTGAGACGACTGACAGCAACAGACGCTGCTTTCCATCATACTGGACAGAAACAATGAGCTGGGAAGCAGCGTCCTCTTCGTTGACCTCGACAAATTTGATGTAGGTGTCAAAGACAGCATGCCGCTGGGCCAAGTCGAAGACAATAAAGCCTCCCCAGAGTTGGTTCGAGCTGACGACACCTGCAAGGATCGCAATTAGAAGATTGACACGACGGCAAACATACGCACTATGTAAGAACATACGCTGATCAATACGAGTGACGAATCCTACATTGCCAGATCCGCCCTTGAGGGCTTTCCATAAATCAGGGTTCTGCTTTCTGTTGGCGTTGACAATTTTGCCATCGGCCAAAACGACCTCGAAGTTGACAACCTGGTCACAAGCGAAGCCTTTGACGTTGGTATGAAAGGAGTACTGAACAGGTAAGTATGGTTCGTGTATgaaaagaaagtaaaaaGAGTCACTCACCCCACCACCAGTAACGAAACCACCAACCCCAACCACCGAAGCTCTGCCTCCGACGGCGGCAACTCCGTATGGGTCAAGGGCCTCGTACACATGACCCCAGTTAGAGCCTGGTTGGATCTTTGCAAGCTTGTGCTTGGCATCATAGACAGTAGCATTCATGTGACCTGCACGACAATCAGTACAACAATCGTGTGCTATGCGATAGGTGATGAGATTACCGAAGTCTATGGTTATACCATCCTTGACGCCGTTCGCGCCTCTGAAGGCCGAGTGGGCGCCGCTGCGACTACCAAATGGACAGCTGTGCTTTGATACCACTGTGGCGACCCGGGAGACATCCTGAGTGCTTTCGGGCATGACCATGCACCAGGGTTCGAGGGCTGCGTTAGCCGAATAATACGTTTTCAGTCGTTGCTCATATTGAGTTGTCTCTGGCATGTACACCTTGTTTTTCAGCTGAGGGATGTTGGTGAGGGCATCGCACTTCGGATCTGTCGTGAGCAAGTTGTTCACCCTGTCAGCTGAGTGTGAATGAAACGTACGCAAGAGAAGCTTCGGGCCTCCGAAGCATATGTGCATGCGCCTAGCAGCAAGATGACAGTAGTAAGAGCCTGCATTATGCGAAGAGGAGTAGTCGAACAGCGATTGATAGAGAGGTATGCCTGGTTGGGATCGCGATACAGATGCAGCAGATTGAGACAAAAAGTTGAGCACTTAAATAGAGGAGAGTAGTGAAAATAGAGGCACATACTTGGATCTCTTATCCATTTATGCCACGAGGCTTAGTAGTGCATGGATGGGAGTAACGTCTGACACATACTGTATATACTGCGAACACTTAGTCTGTCGGCTCGTCCATTCCGATGAGACGGACCAATGATGAACGATGTAAACCCCACACCTCCCCCACATATCCCCCACACCTGCTTATGAGCACCGACGCCATCTTGATTCTTCAACGCAAGCTCTGCCTAGTATAGAAGGTGAAGGAAGTCGCCTCGCCAGCTGTCCATCCGGTCCGGGCTAGCCTTGATCCGTAGAGGTCAAGGTTTCCCACGGATCTGGTGGATCCGTGGCCGCTAACAATGTATTTAGGTTCCTTGTCATACGCTAAAGCCTGAACGGCCAACATAGCGCATCCCTACTGCTTTACAAACACCCGCTCGCCCGTTGGCTTCCCTGGCTTCATGTAGTCAGGGGCAGGCGGATGCTGTAACGACTAGAGAAAATGGCCCACGACCGGTGGGTCTAGGGCTTAATTTCTTAGCTATGATTGCAGAAGCTGGGCGTAGACCTGCTTGACAAACCTTGGTCTAGAATGGTCTGATGCAATTATCTATTCTTACATGGGTTGTGTTCTTgtggctgctgctgatcaTGACCGTTTTGGCTCCTGAGACTGTCGAGGTTGTTTGTCTCACAGTACAACAATATCTACTTATAAGCCCAGATTCGCGCCTGAGGGTTCTCTCTGTAGAACTGCAGGTGCATTCTTTTACGAAATTCAAGTCTACATCGTCGTCCCAGGGGCCTAGAAATGTCTTTTCCCAGTATCAATGGCACAGAGGTGTTTCGGCTGCCTCCGGAAGGATATGTTGTCGACTTTGACGACCCCGAGCAACAATATGCCCCGGAGCATTACCTGATATTTGGAATAGGGGCACTTTTCGCATTCATCGCACTACTGCAGCGATTCTACACTAAGATCCGCCTCCGCAAGAAATTAGAGGTCGACGACTGTATGTGAGAACTCTCTTCTTTGAAATGCGATTATGGATGGAATCAGATGAGCTTTTCTTGCTAAACAAGGTTGTAGGCTTC
This genomic interval from Fusarium oxysporum f. sp. lycopersici 4287 chromosome 3, whole genome shotgun sequence contains the following:
- a CDS encoding hypothetical protein (At least one base has a quality score < 10), producing MCLYFHYSPLFKCSTFCLNLLHLYRDPNQAYLSINRCSTTPLRIMQALTTVILLLGACTYASEARSFSCCDALTNIPQLKNKVYMPETTQYEQRLKTYYSANAALEPWCMVMPESTQDVSRVATVVSKHSCPFGSRSGAHSAFRGANGVKDGITIDFGHMNATVYDAKHKLAKIQPGSNWGHVYEALDPYGVAAVGGRASVVGVGGFVTGGGYSFHTNVKGFACDQVVNFEVVLADGKIVNANRKQNPDLWKALKGGSGNVGFVTRIDQRMFLHSAYVCRRVNLLIAILAGVVSSNQLWGGFIVFDLAQRHAVFDTYIKFVEVNEEDAASQLIVSVQYDGKQRLLLSVVSNSDAVESPTAFSPLLSIPNTSNTLTRGKIADLVPQFTGPTPLGLYANWMTGMTANDIRIMKFMDEKHEEYVGKMKAAAPGSDFSILVQFQPVTALMVSHARENGGNVLGLEDVTADGPTLMWLIAVTVDTAENQEKIYPLTLEYRAAVNAYATAIGINKNWEYLNYALGDQNPLSHYGARNIQTMRRASKKYDPHGVFQRLRASGFKIPE
- a CDS encoding hypothetical protein (At least one base has a quality score < 10), which encodes MHICFGGPKLLLRTFHSHSADRVNNLLTTDPKCDALTNIPQLKNKVYMPETTQYEQRLKTYYSANAALEPWCMVMPESTQDVSRVATVVSKHSCPFGSRSGAHSAFRGANGVKDGITIDFGHMNATVYDAKHKLAKIQPGSNWGHVYEALDPYGVAAVGGRASVVGVGGFVTGGGYSFHTNVKGFACDQVVNFEVVLADGKIVNANRKQNPDLWKALKGGSGNVGFVTRIDQRVVSSNQLWGGFIVFDLAQRHAVFDTYIKFVEVNEEDAASQLIVSVQYDGKQRLLLSVVSNSDAVESPTAFSPLLSIPNTSNTLTRGKIADLVPQFTGPTPLGLYANWMTGMTANDIRIMKFMDEKHEEYVGKMKAAAPGSDFSILVQFQPVTALMVSHARENGGNVLGLEDVTADGPTLMWLIAVTVDTAENQEKIYPLTLEYRAAVNAYATAIGINKNWEYLNYALGDQNPLSHYGARNIQTMRRASKKYDPHGVFQRLRASGFKIPE
- a CDS encoding hypothetical protein (At least one base has a quality score < 10), giving the protein MCLYFHYSPLFKCSTFCLNLLHLYRDPNQAYLSINRCSTTPLRIMQALTTVILLLGACTYASEARSFSCCDALTNIPQLKNKVYMPETTQYEQRLKTYYSANAALEPWCMVMPESTQDVSRVATVVSKHSCPFGSRSGAHSAFRGANGVKDGITIDFGHMNATVYDAKHKLAKIQPGSNWGHVYEALDPYGVAAVGGRASVVGVGGFVTGGGYSFHTNVKGFACDQVVNFEVVLADGKIVNANRKQNPDLWKALKGGSGNVGFVTRIDQRVVSSNQLWGGFIVFDLAQRHAVFDTYIKFVEVNEEDAASQLIVSVQYDGKQRLLLSVVSNSDAVESPTAFSPLLSIPNTSNTLTRGKIADLVPQFTGPTPLGLYANWMTGMTANDIRIMKFMDEKHEEYVGKMKAAAPGSDFSILVQFQPVTALMVSHARENGGNVLGLEDVTADGPTLMWLIAVTVDTAENQEKIYPLTLEYRAAVNAYATAIGINKNWEYLNYALGDQNPLSHYGARNIQTMRRASKKYDPHGVFQRLRASGFKIPE